CATAATTAAAACCACTTCACCCTTATTAGCCTGAAAATTGATATCTTTCAAAGCTGCAACTTTAGCTTCGCCTTTACCATAAACTTTATTAACATCTTTTAATTCAATTACTGCCATTTTACTCACCAATTGCCTTTGCTGGATCAACCTTCAAAATTGATCTAATCGGAATCAAACTACCAATAATACCCATGACTAGCATCCCTAACGTACCACTAATCATAATTGCTGGCGTAAAGGTCATTGGCACAGCTGCTGGTAAAGTTAAATCAGTTAACCACATCAAGATAATCGCAATTACAACACCAATAGCTACTAAAATTATGGATTGACTGATCGTTGCACCAACTAAAGTTTTACTTGGAATTCCTTGAGCCCGCATAACGGCAAAATTATGCATTTTTTGCATAGTTAAAATATATAGGAAAACAGCAATCACGATCAAAGAAATAACAAATAAGAATCCAATCATCAATTCAAAAGTTAAGTTTTGAGCCGTATATCCTGGAAGCTTATTAATAAAGGCTTGAATTGGGTATGTCTTGGCATCCTTATAATTGAATTTATAATTACTATTCTTTGAAACAACTGCAGAAGCGGCTACATTAGGAGCGACCATCCGCAGTTTTTTCCAAGTTTTCATTGAGCCATAAACAATTGGCGCAATATTAATCTTGGCGTTATTTACAAAACCAACAATTTTATATTTTTTCTTAGAGCCATTCAGAGAAATTTGATCCCCAAGCTTGTAGCCTTTGTCTTTGAAACTACTGTCTACTGTAATCTGATTACCATTCTTTGCTTTTTTCCCAGCAATTACATCTTGATCTTGATAAATAAACTGGTCTTTTTTGATGCCT
This is a stretch of genomic DNA from Lactobacillus crispatus. It encodes these proteins:
- a CDS encoding ABC transporter permease encodes the protein MFLALKEIKHEKLRYGLIILMIFLISYLIFMLSSLAVGLASQNTQAIENWNAQKIVLNKNANISMSQSILTKDDLKNAKIGKNEAIIGQLGIVVKKKGKNSISAQFLGIKKDQFIYQDQDVIAGKKAKNGNQITVDSSFKDKGYKLGDQISLNGSKKKYKIVGFVNNAKINIAPIVYGSMKTWKKLRMVAPNVAASAVVSKNSNYKFNYKDAKTYPIQAFINKLPGYTAQNLTFELMIGFLFVISLIVIAVFLYILTMQKMHNFAVMRAQGIPSKTLVGATISQSIILVAIGVVIAIILMWLTDLTLPAAVPMTFTPAIMISGTLGMLVMGIIGSLIPIRSILKVDPAKAIGE